Below is a genomic region from Paenibacillus rhizovicinus.
GGGAATTGCGGACTCATTCCGGGGAGGCGATCAATGATGGAGACATACATGCTGGCGCTGGATCAGGGCACGACGAGCACGCGCGCGCTGCTGGTAGATCGCAATGGCGCGATCGCGGGCATGGCGCGGCAGGAGCTGCCGCTGCAATATCCGCATTCCGGCTGGGTCGAGGCGGATGCCGATTTTATATGGGAATCGTCGCTTCGCGTCATCCGGCAGCTGCTGCGGGATACGGGCGTCGCGGCGGACCGGATCGCCGGACTCGGCATCACGAATCAGCGCGAAACGACCGTCGTATGGGATCGTGCAACGGGAACGCCCGTCTACCCGGCGATCATCTGGCAGTCCCGCCAATCGGCAGAGATATGCGAACGGCTCACTTCGCAAGGGCACGGGGATGCGGTCAGAGAACGGACCGGGCTGCGGATCGATCCGTATTTCTCGGGCACGAAGGCGGCCTGGGTGCTGGAGAACGTCGAAGGCGCTCGCGAGCGGGCCGAGGCCGGAGAGCTGTTGTTCGGCACGATCGATACGTGGCTGATCTGGAAGCTGACGGGCGGAACCGCGCACGTGACGGACGTGACGAACGCGTCGCGCACGCTGATGTACAATATTTACGAGCTGGCATGGGACGATACGATGCTGGCGATGCTGAATGTTCCGAAAGCGATGCTGCCGGAGGTGAGGTCCTCGTCGGAGGTCTACGGGCATACGCTGCCAGCGCTGTTCGGCGGCCGGCCGATTCCGATCGCGGGCGTGGCCGGCGACCAGCAGGCAGCGCTGTTCGGGCAGGCCTGCTTCGACCAAGGCAGCGTGAAGAATACTTACGGCACGGGCTGCTTCATGTTGATGAATACCGGCGAAACGCCGGTGGCGTCCCGGAACGGCCTGCTGACGACGATCGCATGGCAGCTGGACGGACGTGCGGAATATGCGCTGGAAGGCAGCGTATTCGTTGCCGGGGCGGCCATTCAATGGCTGCGCGACGGCCTTGGCATGATCGCTTCGTCCGCCGAATCGGCGGCTATTGCGGCGCCTTCAAGCGACGGGGTGTATGTCGTTCCCGCCTTCGTCGGCTTGGGAACGCCGTATTGGAACAGCGACGTCCGCGGGGCGATGTTCGGTTTGACGCGCGGCACGACGAAGGCTCATATCGTCCGCGCGGTGCTGGAGTCGCTTGCTTACCAGACCAAGGATGTGTTGACGGTCATGGAGTCGGAGTCGGGCTTGACGCTTCATTCCCTGTCCGTCGATGGCGGAGCGGTGGCGAACGATCCGCTGATGCAGTTCCAGAGCGACCTGCTCGGCGTGCCGATCGA
It encodes:
- the glpK gene encoding glycerol kinase GlpK, with amino-acid sequence METYMLALDQGTTSTRALLVDRNGAIAGMARQELPLQYPHSGWVEADADFIWESSLRVIRQLLRDTGVAADRIAGLGITNQRETTVVWDRATGTPVYPAIIWQSRQSAEICERLTSQGHGDAVRERTGLRIDPYFSGTKAAWVLENVEGARERAEAGELLFGTIDTWLIWKLTGGTAHVTDVTNASRTLMYNIYELAWDDTMLAMLNVPKAMLPEVRSSSEVYGHTLPALFGGRPIPIAGVAGDQQAALFGQACFDQGSVKNTYGTGCFMLMNTGETPVASRNGLLTTIAWQLDGRAEYALEGSVFVAGAAIQWLRDGLGMIASSAESAAIAAPSSDGVYVVPAFVGLGTPYWNSDVRGAMFGLTRGTTKAHIVRAVLESLAYQTKDVLTVMESESGLTLHSLSVDGGAVANDPLMQFQSDLLGVPIERPVVNESTALGAAFLAGLAVGYWQDRSEIRSLRQVDRLFRPAMEEERRMRLYGGWLRAVKAAMAFSE